From the genome of Salvelinus fontinalis isolate EN_2023a unplaced genomic scaffold, ASM2944872v1 scaffold_1332, whole genome shotgun sequence:
CGTCCAGTGCATCAGCGGACCACTGGGAATGTACAGGAACAACCTGCTCCACGAGTTCATAGAGGATTGGTACAACCAGACCTTCATGGGCAGCCACTGTAGCTTCGGCGACGACCGCCACCTCACCAACCGCGTGCTGAGCCTGGGCTACGCCACCAAGTACACGGCCCGGTCCAAGTGCCTGACCGAGACCCCCATCACCTACCTGCGCTGGCTGAACCAGCAGACCCGCTGGAGTAAGTCCTACTtcagagagtggctctacaacgcCATGTGGTTCCACAAACACCACCTCTGGATGACCTACGAGGCTGTCATCACCGGGTTCTTCCCCTTCTTCCTCATCGCCACGGCGATACAGCTGTTCTACCAGGGGAGGATCTGGAATATCCTTCTCTTCCTGTTGATCGTCCAGGCGGTCGCCCTCATCAAGTCCTCTTTTGCCTCCTGCATGAGGGGCAACATCGTCATGGTCTTCATGTCCTTCTACTCAGTGTTGTACATGTCCAGTCTGCTACCGGCCAAGATGTTCGCTATCGCCACCATAAACAAGGCTGGCTGGGGCACGTCAGGGAGGAAGACGATCGTGACTAACTTCGTAGGGCTCGTTCCCATATCGGTCTGGTTCACCATCCTCTTCCTTGGCATTATCTATACGGTCGTCCAGGAAACCAGAAAAGATGTTCCTTTTCCAGACTCTGAAAAGATAGTGTTAATGGTGGGTGCGATAGTGTACGCCAGCTACTGGGTCATGCTGTTGACGTTGTACATGGTGCTGATCACTAAATGTGGCAAGAGGAAGAAAGAACAGCAGTATGATATGGTGCTGGATGTATGAcatctccctcctcatcctcctcctcccctgaaACTCCTCGGTTGGGTCTTAAACGCCACTCTATTtcctgcatagtgcactacttttgaccagggtccatacagggctctggtcaaaaagtaACACACTTTTTTTTTAGGGATCAGGGTGCAGTTTGAGGCGCAGACTATCTCCCTCTCAACAACGTTTACAAAGTGAAGAATCTCAAACTGCTCATTGATTGTTGGACTCTCGGCGGGTGACGTGAAGTGAGGATGCCAGGAGAGCGATATCATTGCTGCTGTGACTGACTGCAACAAGAAACTACAGATATTTTCTTCTGAAATATTATGATGatgaggtgaaaaaaaaaaacatttgaactCTTGTTGGTGTTGTGTTTTGCCAAATGGAAAACCACCAAACGGACATCCTGTTTTTCCACATAGATACACAGAGATGATATGCATAATGTCCTATGCACTTTTACGTCTCACTCCCATTGTGCATAATGCTTGACAGAGTCATTTGAAGATGAAATACCTCAGTGGTTAAGCTTTTCATTGTATGAGTGAGTGATCGGGATGCACCCAGAAAATGGCTCGTTCTTGATTATAACATAATTTATGATGTTTTTGGTCATATTTGTCCTTTTTTTTATACCCAGTTCTTAATGAAAGTCAAAGCTGGAATTTCTCAGTTCTTTTGGCCATGCTGTATCTGTTGACTTGTTACTTTGTAAGTTACATATAATATTTTAATGCCTttttatatagacttttttttaaattctatttTTGCTTTAATAACCACCAAAGATTCtttattttcattcatttttatataaaatggagagagaaaaaatgcATTGTGCATTCAACTGTTATAACAATGACGTGTGTATCTGACCAAAAAATGTGAAGTTAACAGCTGGGGTTTTGTCTGCAATGATAACAATAAAATGCAATTCTAGGGATAAGTTATTGAATACAAGAAGGGTGATTAACCTGTGTTTGTTTTATGTACAATGAGAGAAAACCAGCAATATTTATAAGAACATTGTGTGGTTTTCTAGATAATTCTATATTTAATAATATACATTTCATAATAGACCTTATAGAGACCGTCGTTCGTTTTGGAGAGGTAGCCGCTCTGCAGGATTTTGCTCCAGCCCTAATCTTAACATAGCCTTTCGCAAATCTAAAttagcaagacagcacaaacagatctgggaccaggctagctctaacatactctattctactgatcagcacaaactgatctgggaccaggctagctctAACACACTCTATTCTACTgatcagcacaaactgatctgggaccaggctagctctAACACACTATAATCTACTgatcagcacaaactgatctgggaccaggctagctctAACACACTCTATTCTACTgatcagcacaaactgatctgggaccaggctagctctAACACACTATAATCTACTgatcagcacaaactgatctgggaccaggctagctctAACACACTCTATTCTACTgatcagcacaaactgatctgggaccaggctagctctAACACACTCTATTCTACTgatcagcacaaacagatctgagaccaggctagctCTAACACACTCTATTCTACTgatcagcacaaactgatctgggaccaggctagctctAACACACTATAATCTACTgatcagcacaaactgatctgggaccaggctagctctAACACACTCTATTCTACTgatcagcacaaactgatctgggaccaggctagctctAACACACTCTATTCTACTgatcagcacaaacagatctgagaccaggctagctCTAACACACTCTATTCTACTgatcagcacaaactgatctgggaccaggctagctctAACACACTCTATTCTACTgatcagcacaaactgatctgggaccaggctagctctAACACACTCTATTCTACTgatcagcacaaacagatctgggaccaggctagctctAACACACTCTATTCTACTgatcagcacaaactgatctgggaccaggctaactgttaCTGCAcggctggagcaaaagcctgccACGCAGTATCTCTTCAGGCGGCGGTTTAACCACCTCTTGCCTTACTGTAGGACTTCCTGAAATAGGTTTCAAGGTTTCATACGAGTTCACATGAGGACATTCGTCACATGATGCATTCTGAAAATTGTATAAACAATGCGTTAATCCACATCAGATTAAAATCCCAAAAGATACATTTTCGCAAAAATGTAATGATCTATTCCAGAGAATTTATTCTTTAGAATCTTATTAGAATTGATCATACCGAATATTGAACCGTGACTTTGGGATCATGGGTAGTATTATCATGAAGCACTTTTGTGTTGtgccaaaaaataaaaaataaaatatcttACTATGTTTAGAAAGTTGTCATTATTAATCTGTAATGCTACTTCTGTCATAATGAATATGTGTGACTCCCTCGTGTCTTATAACACTGACGGTCAGTAAAACACACTTGTTTGCACATAAAATGAGACATTCTCACTAGTGTAGAAGTGTTAGTTAACATTGGCGGATGTTGCTGTTTGGCTGCTGTTGTGTTTTATTGTTGCCAtagagacagctgaacctggagatcagagggcctttctccagacaagtatcatggggtggagagttgccatggagacagctgaacctggagattaaagggcctttctccagacaagtatcacggggtggagagttgccatggagacagctgaacctggagatcagagggcctttctccagacaagtatcacggggtggagagttgccatggagacagctgaacctggagattagaggacctttctccagacaagtatcacggggtggagagttgccatggagacagctgaacctggagatcagagggcctttctccagacaagtatcatggggtggagagttgccatggagacagctgaacctggagattagaggacctttctccagacaagtatcacggggtggagagttgccatggagacagttgaacctggagattagagggcctttctccagacaagtatcacggggtggagagttgccatggagacagctgaacctgaagATTAGAGgacctttctccagacaagtatcacggggtggagggttgccatggagacagctgaacctggagatcagagggcctttctccagacaagtatcatggggtggagagttgccatggagacagctgaacctggagattagaggacctttctccagacaagtatcacggggtggagagttgccatggagacagctgaacctggagatcagagggcctttctccagacaagtatcatggggtggagagttgccatggagacagctgaacctggagattagagggtttttctccagacaagtatcacggtgtggagagttgccatggagacagctgaacctggagatcagagggcctttctccagacaagtatcacggggtggagagttgccatggagacagctgaacctggagattagaggacctttctccagacaagtatcacagggtggagagttgccatggagacagctgaacctggagatcagaggACCTTTCTCCAGACAGGTAtctcggggtggagagttgccatggagacagctgaacctggagatcagagggcctttctccagacaagtatcacggggtggagagttgccatggagacagctgaacctggagattagagggcctttcaccagacaagtatcacggggtggagagttgccatggagacagctgaacctggagattagagggcctttctccagacaagtatcatggggtggagagttgccatggagacagctgaacctggagattagaggacctttctccagacaagtatcacggggtggagagttgccatggagacagctgaacctggagattagagggtttttctccagacaagtatcactgggtggagagttgccatggagacagctgaacctggagattagagggcctttctccagacaagtatcacggggtggagagttgccatggagacagctgaacctggagattagagggcctttctccagacaagtatcacggggtggtCATATTTGTCCTTTTTTTTATACACAGTTCTTAATGAAAGTCAAAGCTGGAATTTCTCAGTTCTTTTGGCCATGCTGTATCTGTTGACTTGTTACTTTGTAAGTTACATATTATATTTTAATGCCTttttatatagactttttttaaaTTCTATTTTTGCTTTAATAACCACCAAAGATTCtttattttcattcatttttatataaaatggagagagaaaaaatgcATTGTGCATTCAACTGTTATAACAATGACGTGTGTATCTGACCAAAAAATGTGAAGTTAACAGCTGGGGTTTTGTCTGCAATGATAACAATAAAATGCAATTCTAGGGATAAGTTATTGAATACAAGAAGGGTGATTAACCTGTGTGTTTTTTATGTACAATGAGAGAAAACCAGCAATATTTATAAGAACATTGTGTGGTTTTCTAGATAATTCTATATTTAATAATATACATTTCATAATAGACCTTATAGAGACCGTCGTTCGTTTTGGAGAGGTAGCCGCTCTGCAGGATTTTGCTCCAGCCCTAATCTTAACATAGCCTTTCGCAAATCTAAATTAGcaagatagcacaaacagatctgggaccaggctagatctAACACACTCTATTCTACTGatcaacacaaacagatctgggaccaggctagctctAACACACTCTATTCTACTgatcagcacaaacagatctgggaccaggctagctctAACACACTCTATTCTACTgatcagcacaaacagatctgggaccaggctagctctAACACACTCTATTCTACTgatcagcacaaactgatctgggaccaggctagctctAACACACTCTATTCTACTgatcagcacaaactgatctggaaccaggctagctcTAACACGCTCTAATCTACTgatcagcacaaactgatctgggaccaggctagctctAACACGCTCTAATCTACTgatcagcacaaactgatctgggaccaggctagctctAACACACTCTATTCTACTgatcagcacaaacagatctgggaccaggctagctctAACACACTCTATTCTACTgatcagcacaaactgatctgggaccaggctagctctAACACACTCTATTCTACTgatcagcacaaactgatctgggaccaggctagctctAACACGCTCTAATCTACTgatcagcacaaactgatctgggaccaggctagctctAACACACTCTATTCTACTGATCAGCACAAActggtctgggaccaggctagctctAACACACTCTATTCTACTgatcagcacaaactgatctgggaccaggctagctctAACACACTCTATTCTACTgatcagcacaaacagatctgggaccaggctagctctAACACACTCTATTCTACTgatcagcacaaactgatctgggaccaggctagctctaacacactctattctactgttcagcacaaacagatctgggaccaggctagctctAACACACTCTATTCTACTGATCAGCACAAactaatctgggaccaggctagctctAACACACTCTATTCTACTGAtgagcacaaactgatctgggaccaggctagctctAACACACTATATTCTACTgatcagcacaaactgatctgggtcCAGGCTAACTGTTACTgcagggctggagcaaaagcctgccACGCAGTATCTCTTCAGGCGGCGGTTTAACCACCTCTTGCCTTACTGTAGGACTTCCTGAAATAGGTTTCAAGGTTTCATACGAGTTCACATGAGGACATTCGTCACAAGATGCATTCTGAAAATTGTATAAACAATGCGTTAATCCACATCAGATTAAAATCCCAAAAGATACATTTTCACAAAAATGTAATGATCTATTCCAGAGTACTTATTCTTTAGAATCTTATTAGAATTGATCAGACCGAATATTGAACCGTGACTTTGGGATCATGGGTAGTATTATCATGAAGCACTTTTGTGTTGTGccaagaaataaaaaaataaaatattttactATGTTTAGAAAGTTGTCATTATTAATCTGTAATGCTACTTCTGTCATAATGAATATGTGTGACTCCCTCGTGTCTTATAACACTGACGGTCAGTAAAACACACTTGTTTGCACATAAAATTAGACATTCTCACTAGTGTAGAAGTGTTAGTTAACATTGGCGGATGTTGCTGTTTGGCTGctgttgtgttttgttgttgccatggagacagctgaacctggagatcagagggccttactccagacaagtatctcggggtggagagttgccatggagacagctgaacctgaagattagagggcctttctccagacaagtatcacggggtggagagttgccatggagacagctgaacctggaaaTCAGAGGGCcattctccagacaagtatcacagggtggagagttgccatggagacagctgaacctggagatcagagggcctttctccagacaagtatctcggggtggagagttgccatggagacagctgaacctggagatcagagggcctttctccagacaagtatcacagggtggagagttgccatggagacagctgaacctggagatcagagggcctttctccagacaagtatcacagggtggagagttgccatggagacagctgaacctggagatcagagggccttactccagacaagtatcacggggtggagagttgccatggagacagctgaacctggagattagagggcctttctccagacaagtatctcggggtggagagttgccatggagacagctgaacctggagattagagGGCCTTACTCCAGACAGGTAtctcggggtggagagttgccatggagacagctgaacctggagattagagggcctttctccagacaagtatcacggggtggagagttgccatggagacagctgaacctggagattagagggcctttctccagacaagtatcacggggtggagagttgccatggagacagctgaacctggagatcagagggcatttctccagacaagtatctcgGGGtagagagttgccatggagacagctgaacctggagatcagagggcctttctccagacaagtatcacggggtggagagttgccatggagacagctgaacctggagatcagagggcctttctccagacaagtatcacagggtggagagttgccatggagacagctgaacctggagatcagagggtttttctccagacaagtatcacggggtggagagttgccatggagacagctgaacctggagatcagagggcctttctccagacaagtatctcggggtggagagttgccatggagacacaCAGTGTGGAGAGTTGCCATagagacagctgaacctgaagattagagggcctttctccagacaagtatcacggggtggagagttgccatggagacagctgaacctggagatcagagggcctttctccagacaggtatcacggggtggagagttgccatggagacagctgaacctggagatcagagggcctttctccagacaagtatctcggggtggagagttgccatggagacagctgaacctggagattaaagggcctttctccagacaagtatcacggggtggagagttgccatggagacagctgaacctggagatcagagggcctttctccagacaagtatctcggggtggagagttgccatggagacagctgaacctggagatcagagggcctttctccagacaagtatcacggggtggagagttgccatggagacagctgaacctggagatcagagggccttactccagacaagtatcacggggtggagagttgccatggagacagctgaacctggagatcagagggccttcctccagacaagtatctcggggtggagagttgccatggagacaggtGAACCTGGAGATTAGAGGGCCTTACTCCAGACAGGTAtctcggggtggagagttgccatggagacagctgaacctggagattagagggcctttctccagacaagtatcacggggtggagagttgccatggagacagctgaacctggagattagagggcctttctccagacaagtatcacggggtggagagttgccatggagacagctgaacctggagatcagagggcctttctccagacaagtatctcggggtggagagttgccatggagacagctgaacctggagatcagagggcctttctccagacaagtatcacggggtggagagttgccatggagacagctgaacctggagattagagggcctttctccagacaagtatcacggtgtggagagttgccatggagacagctgaacctgaagattagagggcctttctccagacaggtatcacggggtggagagttgccatggagacagctgaacctggagatcagagggcctttctccagaaaggtatctcggggtggagagttgccatggagacagctgaacctggagatcagagggcctttctccagacaagtatcacggggtggagagttgccatggagacagctgaacctggagatcagatgtcctttctccagacaggtatcacggggtggagagttgccatggagacagctgaacctggagatcagagggcctttctccagacaggtatctcggggtggagagttgccatggagacagctgaacctggagatcagagggcctttctccagacaggtatctcggggtggagagttgccatggagacagctgaacctggagattaaagggcctttctccagacaagtatcacggggtggagagttgccatggagacagctgaacctggagatcagagggccttcctccagacaagtatcacggggtggagagttgccatggagacagctgaacctggagatcagagggcctttctccagacaagtatctcggggtggagagttgccatggagacagctgaacctggagatt
Proteins encoded in this window:
- the LOC129849003 gene encoding hyaluronan synthase 2-like, with the translated sequence MKCDKALTYLRIFGTTMFGVSLLVGISTAYIMGYQFFTTARNHLSFGLYGAILVIHLIIQSLFAVLEHRNMRRSLETPIKLTKSLALCIAAYQEDPAYLRKCLVSVKRLTYPGIKVIMVIDGNNEEDNYMMEIFREIMGWDKATTYVWKNNYHHRGPEETDQMYAESLQAISRLVLNNKCVCIMQKWGGKREVMYTAFKALGRSVDYVQVCDSDTMLDPASSVEMVKVLEDDPMVGGVGGDVQILNKYESWISFLSSVRYWMAFNIERACQSYFGCVQCISGPLGMYRNNLLHEFIEDWYNQTFMGSHCSFGDDRHLTNRVLSLGYATKYTARSKCLTETPITYLRWLNQQTRWSKSYFREWLYNAMWFHKHHLWMTYEAVITGFFPFFLIATAIQLFYQGRIWNILLFLLIVQAVALIKSSFASCMRGNIVMVFMSFYSVLYMSSLLPAKMFAIATINKAGWGTSGRKTIVTNFVGLVPISVWFTILFLGIIYTVVQETRKDVPFPDSEKIVLMVGAIVYASYWVMLLTLYMVLITKCGKRKKEQQYDMVLDV